From the genome of Nitrosopumilus sp., one region includes:
- the acs gene encoding acetate--CoA ligase, with amino-acid sequence MSETFDIGLGNNNNDLRKKADSDFVSFWNAQAKNLSWFSPWTNTLDWNPPFAKWFVGGKINASYNTLDIHQNSKADKPAIIWEGENGESRAVTYSEMFVQVQKFANVLKSLGVQKGDRVTVYLPMVPELPISMLACARIGAIHTVIFSGFSAASIRDRVNDSKSKVIITADGGYRRGKIVKLKDVVDEAIDGIDFVDHVIILERAKNKISMSTKDKLWNDLMSLASSSCDAEKLDSTHPLFILYTSGTTGKPKGVLHGTGGYLTHLHSTFKWAFDIKDSDVFFCTADIGWVTGHSYVVYAPLLHGATQIMYEGAPDYPDESRMWDILQKYKVTIFYTTPTALRMFMKFGNDIPNSFDLSSLRLLGTVGEPINPEVWKWYFKTIGKERCPIIDTWWQTETGGMLISPLPGLETIPLKPGSGTRPIPGVSLDVVDENGDVVSPDTKGYLIINNPWPGMLLTLWGDDEKYRKVYWSKYENRYYSGDYALRDKDGYVWLLGRADDVLKVAGHRIGTAELESCIVSHDSVAESAACGIPDDIKGEVIVAFVVLRYGLKSDLDILQKELSDKIRSDIGTIATPKQIYFVSRLPKTRSGKIMRRLLKAIGTGDVIGDLSTLEDGAAVTEVKKVFDEIQESIKDKRV; translated from the coding sequence ATGTCTGAGACGTTTGATATTGGGCTGGGAAATAATAATAATGATTTAAGAAAAAAGGCTGATTCTGACTTTGTTTCCTTTTGGAATGCTCAGGCAAAAAATCTTTCATGGTTCTCTCCCTGGACTAATACCTTGGATTGGAATCCTCCGTTTGCCAAGTGGTTTGTTGGAGGTAAGATTAACGCGTCATACAATACCCTTGACATTCATCAAAATTCAAAGGCTGACAAGCCTGCAATTATCTGGGAGGGCGAAAATGGAGAGTCTAGGGCTGTCACATATTCTGAAATGTTTGTCCAGGTTCAAAAGTTTGCCAACGTCCTCAAATCACTTGGTGTGCAAAAAGGTGATCGTGTCACTGTTTACCTTCCAATGGTTCCTGAACTGCCAATCTCGATGCTTGCATGTGCAAGGATAGGCGCAATACACACCGTAATCTTTTCTGGGTTTAGTGCCGCATCCATTAGAGATCGTGTAAATGATTCCAAATCCAAGGTCATCATAACAGCTGATGGCGGATACCGGCGAGGAAAAATAGTGAAACTCAAGGATGTTGTAGATGAGGCAATAGACGGCATTGACTTTGTTGATCATGTCATTATTCTTGAAAGGGCAAAAAATAAAATTTCAATGTCGACTAAAGACAAGCTTTGGAATGACTTGATGAGTTTGGCATCAAGCTCATGTGATGCAGAAAAATTGGACAGCACTCATCCGCTTTTTATTTTGTATACCTCTGGAACTACCGGAAAGCCAAAGGGAGTATTACACGGTACTGGGGGATATCTGACTCACTTGCATTCCACATTCAAGTGGGCATTTGACATTAAGGATTCCGATGTATTTTTTTGCACTGCTGATATTGGCTGGGTCACCGGTCACAGCTATGTCGTGTATGCTCCGCTGCTTCACGGTGCAACTCAGATAATGTATGAGGGTGCACCTGATTACCCTGATGAATCAAGAATGTGGGATATCCTGCAAAAATACAAGGTTACAATCTTCTACACTACTCCTACTGCCTTGCGAATGTTTATGAAATTTGGCAATGACATTCCTAACTCGTTTGATCTTTCATCATTACGATTGCTTGGAACTGTGGGTGAGCCAATCAATCCCGAAGTCTGGAAATGGTATTTTAAGACAATTGGAAAGGAAAGATGTCCCATCATCGATACCTGGTGGCAGACAGAGACGGGAGGGATGCTGATCTCACCTCTTCCTGGACTGGAGACTATTCCGCTAAAGCCCGGTTCTGGAACACGCCCGATTCCAGGCGTAAGCCTTGATGTTGTTGATGAGAATGGAGATGTCGTTTCACCTGACACAAAGGGTTATCTTATAATCAACAATCCGTGGCCTGGAATGCTTTTGACATTGTGGGGAGATGATGAAAAATACCGCAAGGTATACTGGTCAAAATATGAAAACCGTTACTACTCTGGAGACTATGCATTAAGGGATAAAGATGGATACGTCTGGCTGCTTGGACGTGCAGACGATGTTCTAAAGGTGGCAGGTCACCGAATTGGTACGGCCGAACTTGAGAGCTGTATTGTATCTCATGACAGCGTCGCAGAATCTGCGGCATGCGGGATTCCTGATGATATCAAGGGAGAGGTAATCGTCGCATTTGTTGTACTAAGATACGGATTGAAATCTGATTTGGATATATTGCAAAAGGAACTTTCTGATAAGATTCGGTCTGATATAGGTACAATTGCGACGCCAAAGCAAATCTATTTTGTCTCAAGACTTCCAAAGACGCGCAGTGGAAAGATAATGAGAAGACTGCTCAAGGCAATTGGAACCGGTGATGTGATTGGGGATCTTAGTACGTTGGAAGATGGTGCGGCAGTAACTGAAGTCAAAAAAGTATTTGACGAAATACAAGAGTCAATCAAAGACAAGCGTGTGTGA
- a CDS encoding PAS domain S-box protein gives MSKTESRKILKDAPIMWRRINSIGIILDCNSTYAANMGYDKSEILGKAIFAHVPKESWEDMNNSLKTWFETGKVTSRKITFVRQDKSTFTVLLQATSLYDENKNLVGSNTVIFDLTQMTDEKIKEYEEFFRQSNKRLDEIKSNEYDKMDEDSKSEYNGLKKMFEMLSTVNLKELK, from the coding sequence ATGTCCAAAACAGAGTCAAGAAAAATTCTCAAAGATGCCCCAATAATGTGGAGAAGGATCAACTCAATTGGAATCATTTTAGATTGCAACTCAACATATGCTGCAAATATGGGATATGACAAATCAGAGATACTAGGCAAGGCAATATTTGCACACGTTCCCAAAGAGTCATGGGAGGACATGAACAACTCCCTAAAAACATGGTTTGAAACAGGAAAGGTCACATCTAGAAAGATTACGTTTGTCAGACAAGACAAAAGTACATTCACAGTATTGCTGCAAGCTACCAGCCTTTACGATGAAAACAAAAATTTGGTTGGAAGTAACACGGTAATTTTTGACTTGACACAGATGACAGATGAAAAAATAAAAGAGTACGAGGAATTCTTTAGACAGTCAAACAAGCGACTAGATGAAATTAAGAGTAATGAATACGACAAGATGGATGAGGACTCAAAATCAGAGTACAACGGCCTTAAGAAAATGTTTGAGATGCTGTCCACTGTCAACTTGAAAGAGCTGAAATAA
- a CDS encoding response regulator, whose protein sequence is MSSPRILLVDDDTQFLEATEYMLKYENYQVVTAKNGEEAVKKYKESPTDIVLMDLKMPVMNGYDAFFKIKKDSPDAKIVFTSSYTINNEEFEKAEAEGLFGLLTKPFDLNELNSIITSIK, encoded by the coding sequence ATGTCAAGCCCCAGAATATTATTAGTTGATGATGATACTCAATTTCTAGAGGCAACAGAATACATGCTGAAGTATGAGAATTACCAGGTAGTCACGGCTAAAAACGGCGAAGAGGCAGTCAAAAAGTACAAAGAATCACCCACAGACATCGTTTTGATGGATTTGAAGATGCCCGTAATGAACGGATATGATGCGTTTTTTAAAATAAAAAAGGACAGTCCAGACGCAAAAATCGTGTTTACATCATCATACACCATCAACAACGAGGAATTTGAAAAGGCAGAGGCAGAAGGGTTGTTCGGATTACTCACCAAGCCGTTTGATCTCAATGAATTAAACAGCATCATCACCTCAATAAAGTAA
- a CDS encoding GHKL domain-containing protein, with protein sequence MSSQSRKKWTGYAITSAIIISLMIITIGIYSFEEENLKNIITKNQVEIQEIITKSISKNISSELELITFELALLAESGQLQDDLGTKESNQLISQTFDRLNSISPTAQILALDKDFKVLSQASKIHNSFVGATVKGLPDLIDSEENKTKSESKILSINTSLFDEPEIAITFPIVNKETNISNGLLLVTLPSSEFFKRHGNIYDVESQFLMVMDENNVLLIHPNMENVGKNFFDDEIQHDISYNSALNEYITHVLEGNLSTVIVTLEDNIGERINSAIPVTVNGKNEFVFGVVTPTQSINQEIDEIIFLTKIQTVFLLMSTIAVLLVFMLKRSQSFKKEKLTVIGQLSSNIAHDIRNPLGTIKNAGVIIEKENNSQNKIISREINRINLSVRRISHQIEEVLNYVRTTPMILKQHSISQTIQEAVDTLDVPPDIKINIPNNDVSIRIDHEKMLIVFVNIVLNAIQSIGKNEGNVTISIRETFSNVTIEFENSGPNIPAKDLKHIFDTLFTTKLEGTGLGLSSCKNIIEQHKGTIHVVTNPVMFSIKLPNEHSNTE encoded by the coding sequence TTGTCATCTCAAAGCAGGAAAAAATGGACAGGATACGCAATTACATCTGCAATAATCATCTCACTGATGATCATAACGATTGGAATCTATAGTTTTGAAGAGGAGAACCTCAAGAATATCATTACCAAAAATCAAGTCGAGATTCAAGAAATCATTACAAAGTCGATATCCAAAAACATAAGCTCCGAGCTGGAACTGATTACATTTGAGCTTGCCCTTCTTGCGGAATCAGGACAATTACAAGATGATCTAGGTACAAAGGAGTCAAATCAGTTGATAAGTCAAACATTTGACCGTCTAAATTCCATTTCACCAACCGCACAAATTCTTGCCCTTGACAAGGACTTCAAAGTGCTGTCACAGGCCAGTAAAATTCACAACTCATTTGTCGGTGCAACAGTCAAAGGACTTCCTGATCTAATTGATTCAGAAGAAAACAAGACAAAGTCCGAATCAAAAATACTCTCCATAAACACATCTCTGTTTGATGAACCCGAAATTGCAATCACATTTCCAATAGTAAACAAGGAAACAAACATCAGCAACGGGTTGCTTCTCGTAACACTTCCATCAAGTGAATTTTTTAAGAGACACGGAAACATCTATGACGTCGAGTCTCAATTTCTAATGGTCATGGATGAGAACAACGTACTGCTCATCCACCCCAACATGGAAAACGTGGGAAAGAACTTTTTTGACGATGAGATTCAGCATGACATCAGTTACAATTCCGCGTTAAATGAGTATATCACGCACGTTTTAGAAGGAAACCTGTCCACAGTAATTGTCACACTAGAGGACAACATAGGAGAGAGGATAAATTCAGCAATTCCTGTAACTGTCAACGGTAAAAATGAATTTGTTTTCGGAGTAGTAACTCCAACGCAATCAATAAATCAAGAGATTGATGAAATCATATTTCTCACAAAGATACAAACAGTTTTCCTGCTAATGTCCACCATTGCCGTCTTGTTGGTGTTCATGCTAAAGCGTTCACAAAGCTTCAAAAAAGAAAAGCTCACAGTAATAGGACAGCTTTCCTCCAACATTGCTCACGACATACGCAACCCGCTGGGCACGATTAAAAATGCAGGAGTGATAATAGAAAAGGAAAACAATTCCCAAAACAAGATCATCTCAAGGGAGATAAACCGCATTAATTTGTCTGTTAGACGTATTTCACATCAGATTGAGGAAGTGTTAAACTATGTAAGAACAACGCCGATGATCCTAAAACAGCACTCCATCAGCCAAACAATTCAAGAAGCAGTAGACACACTAGATGTTCCGCCAGACATCAAAATCAACATTCCGAATAACGATGTATCAATAAGAATTGATCATGAAAAGATGCTAATTGTGTTTGTGAACATAGTTTTGAATGCAATACAATCGATTGGAAAAAACGAAGGGAATGTTACAATCAGCATACGTGAAACTTTTTCCAATGTCACCATTGAATTTGAAAACTCCGGTCCCAACATACCGGCAAAGGATCTGAAGCATATTTTTGACACATTGTTCACCACCAAGCTTGAAGGAACAGGACTCGGACTATCCAGCTGTAAAAACATCATAGAGCAGCACAAAGGAACCATACATGTAGTCACAAACCCAGTCATGTTTTCAATTAAGCTGCCAAATGAGCATTCTAATACCGAATGA
- a CDS encoding adenylate/guanylate cyclase domain-containing protein, with protein MYQYPTSHARDSAHFNVTFSGLSEKYCVGFVDIVNSTKISANMNEMQWARYYETFLNSMSEILQRFGGVAIKNCGDSLFFYFPEAPEQKSGFIFHSCIDCIIAMTDAQKSISENLEKEGLPSLNYRVSADYGKVAIMNPTNISGTDLVGPPVNISAKINRKAEKNGIVVGGDLYLFVKNFECYYFEEKPSLLTGVKGAYPVYSVHR; from the coding sequence ATGTATCAATATCCAACCTCTCATGCGAGGGATTCTGCGCACTTCAATGTTACGTTTTCTGGCCTGTCTGAAAAATACTGTGTAGGATTTGTTGACATAGTAAACTCTACAAAGATTTCTGCAAACATGAATGAGATGCAATGGGCCAGGTATTATGAAACCTTTTTAAATTCAATGTCGGAAATTCTGCAAAGATTTGGTGGGGTTGCCATTAAAAATTGCGGAGACAGTCTGTTTTTTTATTTTCCTGAAGCACCCGAACAAAAAAGTGGTTTTATCTTTCACAGTTGTATTGACTGCATCATTGCAATGACTGATGCACAAAAGTCTATTTCTGAAAATCTTGAAAAAGAAGGCTTACCTTCTTTGAATTATCGTGTCAGTGCAGATTATGGAAAAGTAGCTATCATGAACCCCACTAATATCTCAGGCACTGATCTTGTTGGACCTCCTGTGAACATTTCTGCCAAAATAAACCGTAAGGCAGAAAAAAACGGAATTGTTGTCGGCGGTGATCTTTACCTATTTGTGAAAAATTTTGAATGCTATTATTTTGAAGAAAAACCTAGTCTTTTAACAGGTGTAAAGGGTGCATATCCGGTATATTCAGTTCACAGATAG
- a CDS encoding ArsR family transcriptional regulator, with the protein MVNISTAIRTSLDIFKAIMDNGPQTLYSTNSKTRIPMSTIHRHFKQLHNAGKIRVYESTEKGRKKIEYGPTIYGMIDACRQDEEFADKIENYFLIWIDREEFQKDLAAEGFDVSIKNLKKSKHVFRKFMTYFGAVEEQIEKTRRGDDSVSRDMQVFFSSMMLSSYPHYQKLWIELYRELPGMRKNLDEYMENIMKSYGEFKKNFKK; encoded by the coding sequence ATGGTGAACATATCCACGGCTATTCGGACTTCGTTGGACATATTCAAAGCGATAATGGATAACGGACCTCAAACCCTTTACTCTACAAACAGTAAAACACGAATACCAATGAGTACAATTCACCGACACTTTAAGCAGCTACACAATGCGGGCAAGATCAGGGTCTACGAATCAACTGAAAAGGGCAGAAAAAAAATTGAGTATGGACCCACAATCTACGGGATGATTGACGCATGTCGACAGGATGAAGAGTTTGCAGATAAAATTGAAAATTATTTTCTAATCTGGATTGACCGTGAGGAATTCCAAAAAGATCTCGCAGCAGAAGGATTTGACGTGTCAATTAAAAATTTGAAAAAATCAAAACATGTCTTTAGAAAATTTATGACCTACTTTGGCGCAGTTGAGGAGCAGATTGAAAAAACAAGAAGGGGTGATGATTCGGTATCTCGTGACATGCAGGTATTCTTTAGCTCCATGATGCTGTCGTCATATCCGCACTATCAAAAACTTTGGATCGAACTTTACCGCGAACTTCCCGGGATGAGAAAAAATTTGGACGAATACATGGAAAACATAATGAAATCATACGGCGAGTTCAAGAAGAATTTTAAAAAGTAA
- a CDS encoding CAAX protease, producing the protein MNPKTWLKPFQRSSVFYLLKMGLFYQGLGLILMYVGSFFATSVISDYEIPQFPVSVSLALSSGLLEESIFFGIPYYMTGSPHILLGSGIVWSIAHLFSSGIFSLDALSYGGFLFTIPYMFFTIRVWISKKGWFAIVFHSAWNFALLSIYCMLGLRQCSVFNDVTDVLNLIMAVSAGTIVYLTHTNKKKDVNRFLYLVPVTVILIAIAILFSTEITF; encoded by the coding sequence ATGAATCCAAAAACATGGCTAAAGCCATTTCAAAGATCCAGTGTCTTCTATCTGCTGAAAATGGGCCTGTTCTATCAGGGATTAGGCCTGATTTTGATGTATGTGGGCTCTTTTTTTGCAACAAGCGTAATTTCGGACTATGAGATTCCTCAGTTTCCAGTATCAGTATCCCTTGCACTAAGCTCAGGACTGCTAGAAGAATCCATATTCTTTGGAATTCCGTATTACATGACGGGCAGTCCGCACATACTTTTGGGATCAGGAATCGTATGGTCTATCGCACATTTGTTTAGTTCAGGCATATTTTCACTTGATGCATTGTCATATGGTGGATTTTTGTTTACGATCCCATACATGTTTTTCACCATAAGAGTATGGATCAGCAAGAAAGGATGGTTCGCCATAGTGTTTCACTCTGCATGGAATTTTGCTTTGCTGAGCATATACTGCATGTTGGGATTACGTCAATGCAGCGTTTTCAATGACGTCACAGACGTTCTAAACTTGATCATGGCAGTGTCTGCAGGGACGATTGTCTACCTAACACATACAAACAAGAAAAAAGACGTCAATCGATTTTTGTATCTCGTACCGGTGACAGTAATTTTGATTGCAATTGCAATCTTGTTTTCAACTGAAATTACTTTTTAA
- a CDS encoding tyrosine-type recombinase/integrase has protein sequence MSTLVGAGLRETEVLMLEPEMLHFDEYPVRIKIPPRIAKFQIGRETFLSPVNSKRVQQLIKTKNIVSGQTIFVKNFTKYSLKDFEDQFSIIRTKCNLDTPNRKKYQQNDITLHSLRSYFTTFVTDEINDSTANALTGHSKYMKTYYRKPLEKRQTEFALIMKGWSSDDHDIIAKISDAGWTAIHLQ, from the coding sequence ATGTCTACCCTGGTAGGTGCAGGACTTCGGGAGACTGAAGTGTTGATGTTGGAACCTGAGATGCTTCACTTTGACGAGTATCCAGTCCGAATAAAAATTCCTCCAAGAATTGCAAAGTTTCAGATTGGCAGAGAAACCTTTTTGTCTCCTGTGAATTCCAAAAGGGTTCAGCAGCTTATCAAGACAAAGAACATTGTTTCAGGCCAGACAATTTTTGTAAAGAACTTTACAAAATATTCGCTAAAGGACTTTGAGGATCAGTTCTCAATTATCAGAACAAAATGCAACCTGGATACTCCAAACAGGAAAAAATATCAGCAAAACGACATTACTCTGCATTCCCTTAGATCCTATTTCACTACTTTTGTCACTGATGAAATCAATGATTCCACTGCAAACGCACTGACAGGCCACAGCAAGTACATGAAGACGTACTATCGAAAGCCTTTGGAGAAGAGACAGACGGAATTTGCTTTGATCATGAAGGGTTGGAGTTCTGATGATCATGATATCATTGCCAAAATATCTGACGCTGGGTGGACAGCAATTCATCTACAATGA
- a CDS encoding AAA family ATPase produces MSLAPQELENTASKYASEAIKFDSQGARGMAITHYQHAIDALVKLLQLYPNSKLNQIYKERCNSYHNRINALQQAHGVEPAVDPKASEDEQKKSVQRQENENDFEELIMKEKPDVTWEQVIGLDDAKSALRESIVYPTKRPDLFPLGWPKGMLLYGPPGTGKTMLAAATANEMDGYFINVDASSMMSKWLGEAEKNVSKLFAMARQYAEKEGKPVILFVDEVDSLLGSRNSEVGGEVRTKNQFLTEMDGVNSKGKQLMLYVIGATNKPWSLDWPFLRRFQKRIYVSLPTQAARENLFEQYTAPLSKSVNLNNPELAKLFDGYSASDIKDVCQAAQIKTVHEIFNAPDYHEPVEGESPVQPRKLTTSDFKDIMARRKPSVSNEMIRAYHKWSEEFQAL; encoded by the coding sequence ATGAGTCTGGCCCCACAAGAATTAGAAAACACAGCAAGCAAGTACGCTTCTGAAGCCATCAAGTTTGATTCCCAGGGTGCTCGAGGAATGGCCATCACTCACTATCAGCATGCAATTGATGCTCTGGTAAAACTACTTCAATTATATCCAAATAGCAAACTAAATCAAATTTACAAAGAGCGATGTAACTCATATCATAATAGAATCAACGCGTTGCAACAAGCACACGGTGTAGAGCCTGCAGTTGATCCAAAGGCCTCTGAAGACGAACAAAAAAAATCCGTTCAGAGACAAGAAAATGAGAATGACTTTGAAGAATTGATAATGAAAGAAAAGCCTGATGTCACTTGGGAACAGGTGATAGGTTTGGATGATGCCAAAAGTGCACTGCGTGAATCAATTGTGTACCCTACTAAGAGGCCTGACTTGTTTCCTCTTGGCTGGCCAAAAGGAATGCTGCTGTATGGGCCACCTGGCACTGGAAAAACAATGCTTGCAGCAGCAACTGCCAATGAAATGGACGGATATTTCATAAACGTCGATGCGTCATCGATGATGAGCAAGTGGCTGGGTGAGGCCGAAAAGAATGTTTCAAAACTATTTGCAATGGCAAGGCAATATGCTGAGAAAGAAGGCAAGCCTGTAATTTTATTCGTAGATGAGGTTGATTCCTTGCTGGGTTCTAGAAATAGTGAGGTTGGTGGGGAAGTTCGAACTAAAAACCAATTTTTGACTGAAATGGATGGTGTCAACAGTAAGGGAAAGCAGCTGATGCTGTATGTGATTGGGGCCACAAACAAACCTTGGAGTCTTGACTGGCCATTTCTTAGAAGATTCCAGAAGAGGATCTATGTCTCATTGCCAACACAGGCAGCCAGAGAAAACCTGTTTGAACAATATACTGCTCCGTTGAGCAAAAGTGTTAATCTGAACAATCCTGAACTGGCAAAGCTGTTTGACGGTTACAGTGCAAGTGACATCAAGGATGTCTGTCAGGCAGCACAAATTAAGACTGTGCATGAAATTTTCAATGCTCCTGACTATCATGAACCCGTAGAAGGCGAGTCTCCTGTACAGCCAAGAAAGCTCACCACATCTGACTTCAAAGATATCATGGCAAGAAGAAAGCCTAGTGTTTCAAATGAGATGATTAGGGCATATCACAAGTGGAGTGAGGAATTCCAGGCCCTCTGA
- the carA gene encoding glutamine-hydrolyzing carbamoyl-phosphate synthase small subunit has protein sequence MDSTRVTITIKKSSHAKKFGKLILGDGSVIDGEGFGYSTTVFGEIVFNTGMVGYTEALTDPSYNGQILTLTYPLVGNYGVPDPSIKDEDGIQKFFESDKIQTRGLVVHELSLTASHWNLLMTLDEWLYNEKIPGISGIDTRELTKKLRTGGVMMAALVVSDTEIDVEKVKAQLQSATHYDSEQFMDVVSTKQEQVFGRDDKSVVVIDTGAKNAILRNVRDIGYNAILVPWNTTFDKIMSYNPAGVVLSSGPGDPQKCPDTVDTAKKLIENNIPTLGICLGAQIIGIAGNTETYKLKYGHRGQNKPCVNLENNQVYVTSQNHGYGITPESLENSDFDLWFTNADDKTVEGIKHKKQNCVAVQFHPEAAPGPYDCKFVFEELKHLMEGGTSAEE, from the coding sequence TTGGACTCAACGAGGGTCACAATTACTATAAAGAAATCAAGTCACGCAAAAAAGTTTGGAAAACTAATTCTTGGCGATGGCTCTGTTATTGACGGCGAAGGTTTTGGTTATTCTACAACTGTTTTTGGTGAAATCGTATTCAATACTGGCATGGTCGGATATACTGAGGCACTTACTGATCCCTCATACAACGGTCAAATTCTGACTTTGACATATCCTCTGGTTGGAAACTATGGAGTTCCGGATCCTTCAATTAAGGACGAGGATGGAATTCAAAAATTCTTTGAATCTGATAAGATACAAACTCGGGGACTGGTGGTTCATGAATTGTCTTTGACTGCGAGTCACTGGAATCTTTTGATGACCCTTGATGAATGGCTTTACAACGAAAAGATACCTGGAATTTCAGGTATTGACACCCGCGAATTGACAAAGAAACTTCGAACTGGTGGTGTCATGATGGCGGCATTGGTGGTTTCTGACACTGAAATTGATGTGGAAAAAGTTAAAGCTCAGCTTCAATCTGCTACTCATTATGATTCTGAACAATTCATGGATGTGGTATCCACAAAGCAAGAGCAGGTCTTTGGCCGAGATGACAAGTCAGTTGTAGTGATTGACACCGGTGCAAAAAATGCAATTTTAAGAAACGTTAGAGATATTGGCTACAATGCGATACTGGTTCCGTGGAACACCACTTTTGACAAAATCATGTCTTACAATCCTGCGGGCGTTGTGCTTAGTAGCGGTCCTGGTGATCCACAAAAATGTCCTGATACAGTTGATACTGCTAAAAAATTAATTGAAAACAACATACCCACGCTGGGAATTTGTTTGGGTGCACAAATTATCGGAATTGCCGGAAACACTGAGACTTACAAACTAAAGTATGGACATAGGGGACAAAACAAACCTTGTGTCAATTTGGAAAACAACCAAGTGTATGTCACCAGTCAGAATCACGGATACGGAATTACTCCAGAGTCTCTTGAAAATTCTGACTTTGATTTATGGTTTACAAATGCAGACGACAAAACAGTCGAAGGAATAAAACACAAAAAGCAAAATTGCGTTGCAGTACAGTTTCATCCAGAAGCTGCACCTGGTCCTTATGATTGCAAATTCGTCTTTGAAGAGCTCAAGCACCTTATGGAGGGAGGAACATCTGCCGAAGAATGA
- a CDS encoding ATPase — protein MRIFTVGSKSFVTSFQLAGIPGKISEDPQKALNEIKTLTDDSDVGLVLVSDDITEAISDELTALRAEKSTLVFALPATGSEKHEVDYRVMLKKILGV, from the coding sequence GTGAGAATCTTTACCGTTGGAAGCAAATCATTTGTAACCAGTTTTCAGCTAGCTGGAATTCCTGGAAAAATCTCTGAAGATCCACAAAAGGCTTTGAACGAAATTAAGACATTGACTGATGATTCTGATGTTGGTCTGGTTTTGGTCAGTGATGACATTACAGAAGCAATTAGTGATGAGCTAACTGCACTCCGAGCTGAGAAATCAACCTTGGTATTTGCATTGCCTGCAACTGGAAGTGAAAAGCATGAAGTTGACTACAGAGTAATGCTGAAGAAAATTCTCGGCGTATAA